One window of Carassius auratus strain Wakin chromosome 17, ASM336829v1, whole genome shotgun sequence genomic DNA carries:
- the ahi1 gene encoding jouberin isoform X3, producing the protein MNRLLLCILLHIIMPAGQSDVRAKTKARFDEVLKRYTNPPSEKKKAKQINDQSQEIIALQTLKKNLDLTKDTEDDEAILHNTYDPAQGSPRFTKNRRREREASEKTNINNAVSEEEPALTGGKKKSKRKLPQPPALVQDEEDHDRRTETEFDGKHTRKTRKAKSKSGNDVSRQKEDTETEDDYLQAYQHQISQEEETAGKKTTRKKATEKNAESQLLNNELEKKKKKVKSNKHDGDRSQTEASADNQTENVQDDVVEEFKEDTVKPKVKKKKKQKEVIVEEEQAEEKRSFDDILVLGVYIHRTDKLKTDLMVSHPMVKVHVVDEVTGQYVKKEDSHRHVSSFYEQENIEHILPIITQPFDFKKHKNTVPEWEEQIIFNERFGYFLQDDEESPRVILFFEILDFISMEEARTNVSVDRHERGFRKIAWAFLKLVGTNGVLNVDTKLRLQLYCPPPRAKKLPQTVEVFQWWSKFPRNKYASTLYVTVKGLKPPEHVDPGIRSMMALQQERGSTSYSDLNTEMTIKTSTQIQESKSETIKWSRIPGQVCRIPNKPMHSFRGGQMGCFTLRFSHDGRALAAACADRDAFPIIIYEIPSGKVLASFNGHLSVVYDLCWSRDDNGLLTASSDGTVRVWNVERLQSFAHKTLPHPSFVYCAQFHPQTQSLVVTGGYDGVLRVWSVHVQDVNGQLLQEFDGHKTFINTLCFDPEGSKMFSADNSGLVIVWGTKVMPGSHRGLTNQWSIEREIKEADLNGISINSLEVHPNGRRLLIHAKDSVLRVMDLRIFAVKKYIGATNYRERINSTFTPCGSFIFSGSEDGLAYVWNSETGDQVAVYSELCYTSALRSVAFHPHENMVAFCSFGQNQPIHLYLYDQKVVQMEVESLRGLSRSEYLDSKSGRNSSEVTTFQNTSATGMDRFASTARVSLKMQRVKQKLDSVLEPHRSSPGVDMYEQGVMSYLGRSQEGLASYLPPPSLLSPHSKLRMSSSLSAQLIPQTTLTSHSSGYSPAGQPIRRAPSLKQQKSLLDYEFSQQAETDFGQIHQTVVSLYEYRANRSDELSIRRGDVIHVLYKDNDSWWFGRLVSGQEGYFPASYVADEGSFDDELSRALEAQPSPLDEPEGVERATPVQMSAAISASGELKIISELDTDPEASSTMTKKKKKRVKRSEVPSDLPRLPSSDLEMSSASSRRRRPLPRLGQANGAFEGEGI; encoded by the exons ATGAATCGACTTCTTCTCTGCATTTTATTGCATATAAT AATGCCAGCAG GTCAAAGTGATGTGAGAGCTAAGACCAAAGCTCGCTTTGACGAGGTGTTGAAGAGATACACAAACCCTCCCTCAGAGAAAAAGAAAGCCAAACAGATCAATGACCAGTCCCAGGAAATCATTGCG CTTCAAACCTTGAAGAAGAACCTAGATTTGACTAAAGACACTGAAGATGATGAAGCTATCCTCCATAACACATATGATCCAGCTCAGGGCAGCCCTAGATTCACCAAAAACAGGCGCAGAGAGAGGGAAGCATCAGAAAAGACTAACATAAACAATGCTGTAAGTGAGGAGGAACCAGCGCTGACCGGTGGGAAGAAGAAAAGCAAAAGGAAACTCCCACAACCACCAGCTCTTGTACAAGATGAAGAAGACCACGACAGGAGGACTGAGACAGAGTTTGATGGAAAACATACTAGGAAGACTAGGAAAGCAAAGAGTAAAAGTGGAAATGATGTTAGCAGACAGAaagaagacacagagacagaagaTGATTATCTGCAGGCGTATCAACATCAGATCTCACAGGAGGAAGAGACGGCTGGAAAGAAGACGACACGGAAGAAAGCCACAGAGAAGAATGCAGAGAGCCAGCTGTTAAACAATGAGctggagaagaaaaagaagaaggtGAAATCAAACAAACACGATGGTGATAGAAG TCAAACTGAAGCATCAGCGGATAACCAGACAGAAAATGTCCAGGATGATGTTGTGGAGGAGTTCAAGGAAGACACAGTCAAACccaaagtgaagaagaaaaagaaacaaaaagaag TGATTGTTGAGGAGGAACAGGCGGAGGAGAAACGATCCTTTGACGACATTCTGGTGCTGGGAGTTTATATCCACAGGACAGACAAGCTGAAGACGGACCTGATGGTGTCTCACCCCATGGTCAAAGTTCACGTGGTTGATGAGGTCACTGGACAGTATGTCAAGAAAGAGGACAG CCATCGTCATGTTTCATCCTTCTATGAGCAAGAAAACATCGAGCACATCCTGCCCATCATAACTCAACCCTTTGACTTcaagaaacacaaaaatacagttcCAGAATGGGAGGAACAGATCATCTTCAATGAGCGCTTTGGATATTTCCTTCAAGATGATGAGGAGAGTCCACGAGTGATACTGTTTTTTGAG ATTCTGGATTTCATTAGTATGGAGGAAGCACGAACAAATGTCTCTGTTGACCGACATGAAAGGGGTTTCCGGAAAATTGCTTGGGCTTTTTTGAAG CTTGTAGGAACCAACGGTGTCTTGAACGTTGACACCAAACTGCGTCTACAACTTTACTGCCCTCCTCCACGAGCAAAGAAACTGCCACAAACGGTTGAAGTGTTTCAGTGGTGGTCAAAGTTCCCAAGAAACAAATACGCCTCCACCCTCTATGTCACAGTGAAAGGCCTCAAACCACCAGAACAT GTGGACCCCGGTATCCGCTCCATGATGGCTCTCCAGCAGGAGCGCGGCAGCACCTCCTACAGTGATCTCAATACTGAGATGACCATTAAAACCAGCACACAGATACAGGAGAGCAAATCAGAAACCATTAAGTGGAGCCGCATACCCGGACAG GTGTGCCGCATTCCGAATAAGCCAATGCACTCCTTCCGTGGAGGTCAGATGGGCTGTTTTACTCTGCGTTTCTCTCATGATGGACGCGCACTAGCAGCTGCATGTGCAGACAGAGATGCGTTTCCAATCATAA TATATGAGATTCCGTCTGGGAAAGTTCTGGCATCTTTTAATGGCCATCTGAGTGTAGTATATGATCTCTGCTGGTCCAGAGATGATAACGGACTATTAACTGCATCCTCTGATGGAACAGTAAG AGTGTGGAACGTTGAACGACTGCAAAGTTTTGCTCATAAGACTCTTCCTCACCCTTCATTCGTGTACTGCGCCCAGTTCCACCCGCAAACCCAGAGTCTGGTTGTGACGGGGGGTTACGACGGGGTGCTGCGTGTCTGGAGTGTACATGTACAAGACGTGAATGGTCAACTTCTGCAAGAGTTTGACGGACACAAGACTTTCATCAACACACTGTGTTTTGATCCAGAAG GAAGCAAAATGTTTTCTGCGGACAATTCTGGCCTTGTTATTGTGTGGGGAACCAAGGTGATGCCTGGGTCTCACCGTGGACTGACCAACCAATGGAGTATTGAGAGG GAAATTAAAGAGGCAGATCTGAATGGAATATCCATCAATTCACTAGAGGTGCATCCAAATGGAAGACGACTTTTAATTCATGCCAAAGACAGTGTTTTAAGGGTCATGGATTTGAGAAT TTTTGCAGTGAAGAAATACATAGGTGCCACAAACTACAGGGAGCGAATCAACAGCACATTCACTCCTTGCGGAAGCTTCATTTTTTCAGGCAGTGAAGATGGACTGGCGTATGTGTGGAACTCTGAGACAG GTGACCAGGTCGCTGTGTACTCTGAGCTGTGCTATACATCTGCGCTTCGATCTGTAGCTTTCCATCCTCATGAGAACATGGTGGCCTTCTGTTCCTTCGGCCAAAACCAGCCCATCCATCTCTATCTGTATGACCAGAAGG TCGTTCAGATGGAGGTGGAGAGTTTGAGAGGCTTGAGCCGGTCAGAGTACCTGGACAGTAAGTCGGGCAGGAATTCATCAGAGGTCACGACCTTCCAGAACACTTCAGCCACCGGCATGGACCGATTCGCCAGCACAGCTCGTGTGTCTCTAAAGATGCAGCGGGTCAAACAGAAGCTAGACTCTGTACTG GAGCCCCATCGCAGTTCCCCTGGTGTGGATATGTATGAACAAG gtgtcATGTCTTATCTGGGAAGGAGTCAAGAG GGCCTGGCCTCGTATCTTCCTCCTCCATCTCTGTTGTCTCCTCACTCCAAACTACGGATGTCCTCATCACTCAGCGCTCAGCTCATTCCACAGACGACACTCACCTCACACAGCA GTGGTTACAGTCCTGCTGGGCAGCCCATTAGAAGAGCTCCATCCCTCAAACAGCAGAAA AGTTTACTGGATTATGAATTCTCTCAACAAGCAGAGACAGACTTTGGGCAAATCCATCAAACG GTCGTGTCTTTATACGAGTACAGAGCCAATCGATCAGATGAGCTGTCGATACGCCGCGGTGACGTGATCCATGTGCTGTATAAAGACAATGACAGCTGGTGGTTTGGGCGACTGGTCAGTGGACAGGAAGGATACTTCCCAGCATCCTATGTGGCTGATGAAG GGAGTTTTGATGACGAGCTCTCAAGAGCTTTAGAAGCACAGCCGTCACCGTTAGATGAACCTGAAGGAGTTGAGCGTGCAACACCAGTCCAG ATGTCTGCAGCCATCAGTGCCTCTGGAGAGCTGAAGATCATCTCAGAGCTAGACACTGACCCTGAGGCGTCCTCCACCAT gacaaaaaagaaaaagaaaagggtgAAGCGGAGTGAAGTTCCCTCTGATCTGCCACGGCTCCCATCCTCAGATCTTGAGATGTCTTCAGCATCTTCCAGAAGGAGGAGACCCCTCCCCAGACTCGGACAAGCCAACGGTGCGTTCGAAGGTGAAGGAATCTGA
- the ahi1 gene encoding jouberin isoform X1, with protein MNRLLLCILLHIIMPAGQSDVRAKTKARFDEVLKRYTNPPSEKKKAKQINDQSQEIIALQTLKKNLDLTKDTEDDEAILHNTYDPAQGSPRFTKNRRREREASEKTNINNAVSEEEPALTGGKKKSKRKLPQPPALVQDEEDHDRRTETEFDGKHTRKTRKAKSKSGNDVSRQKEDTETEDDYLQAYQHQISQEEETAGKKTTRKKATEKNAESQLLNNELEKKKKKVKSNKHDGDRSQTEASADNQTENVQDDVVEEFKEDTVKPKVKKKKKQKEVIVEEEQAEEKRSFDDILVLGVYIHRTDKLKTDLMVSHPMVKVHVVDEVTGQYVKKEDSHRHVSSFYEQENIEHILPIITQPFDFKKHKNTVPEWEEQIIFNERFGYFLQDDEESPRVILFFEILDFISMEEARTNVSVDRHERGFRKIAWAFLKLVGTNGVLNVDTKLRLQLYCPPPRAKKLPQTVEVFQWWSKFPRNKYASTLYVTVKGLKPPEHVDPGIRSMMALQQERGSTSYSDLNTEMTIKTSTQIQESKSETIKWSRIPGQVCRIPNKPMHSFRGGQMGCFTLRFSHDGRALAAACADRDAFPIIIYEIPSGKVLASFNGHLSVVYDLCWSRDDNGLLTASSDGTVRVWNVERLQSFAHKTLPHPSFVYCAQFHPQTQSLVVTGGYDGVLRVWSVHVQDVNGQLLQEFDGHKTFINTLCFDPEGSKMFSADNSGLVIVWGTKVMPGSHRGLTNQWSIEREIKEADLNGISINSLEVHPNGRRLLIHAKDSVLRVMDLRIFAVKKYIGATNYRERINSTFTPCGSFIFSGSEDGLAYVWNSETGDQVAVYSELCYTSALRSVAFHPHENMVAFCSFGQNQPIHLYLYDQKVVQMEVESLRGLSRSEYLDSKSGRNSSEVTTFQNTSATGMDRFASTARVSLKMQRVKQKLDSVLEPHRSSPGVDMYEQGVMSYLGRSQEGLASYLPPPSLLSPHSKLRMSSSLSAQLIPQTTLTSHSSGYSPAGQPIRRAPSLKQQKSLLDYEFSQQAETDFGQIHQTVVSLYEYRANRSDELSIRRGDVIHVLYKDNDSWWFGRLVSGQEGYFPASYVADEGSFDDELSRALEAQPSPLDEPEGVERATPVQMSAAISASGELKIISELDTDPEASSTMTKKKKKRVKRSEVPSDLPRLPSSDLEMSSASSRRRRPLPRLGQANGAFEDLLCLLHLSSVNHIPHHLYLAAI; from the exons ATGAATCGACTTCTTCTCTGCATTTTATTGCATATAAT AATGCCAGCAG GTCAAAGTGATGTGAGAGCTAAGACCAAAGCTCGCTTTGACGAGGTGTTGAAGAGATACACAAACCCTCCCTCAGAGAAAAAGAAAGCCAAACAGATCAATGACCAGTCCCAGGAAATCATTGCG CTTCAAACCTTGAAGAAGAACCTAGATTTGACTAAAGACACTGAAGATGATGAAGCTATCCTCCATAACACATATGATCCAGCTCAGGGCAGCCCTAGATTCACCAAAAACAGGCGCAGAGAGAGGGAAGCATCAGAAAAGACTAACATAAACAATGCTGTAAGTGAGGAGGAACCAGCGCTGACCGGTGGGAAGAAGAAAAGCAAAAGGAAACTCCCACAACCACCAGCTCTTGTACAAGATGAAGAAGACCACGACAGGAGGACTGAGACAGAGTTTGATGGAAAACATACTAGGAAGACTAGGAAAGCAAAGAGTAAAAGTGGAAATGATGTTAGCAGACAGAaagaagacacagagacagaagaTGATTATCTGCAGGCGTATCAACATCAGATCTCACAGGAGGAAGAGACGGCTGGAAAGAAGACGACACGGAAGAAAGCCACAGAGAAGAATGCAGAGAGCCAGCTGTTAAACAATGAGctggagaagaaaaagaagaaggtGAAATCAAACAAACACGATGGTGATAGAAG TCAAACTGAAGCATCAGCGGATAACCAGACAGAAAATGTCCAGGATGATGTTGTGGAGGAGTTCAAGGAAGACACAGTCAAACccaaagtgaagaagaaaaagaaacaaaaagaag TGATTGTTGAGGAGGAACAGGCGGAGGAGAAACGATCCTTTGACGACATTCTGGTGCTGGGAGTTTATATCCACAGGACAGACAAGCTGAAGACGGACCTGATGGTGTCTCACCCCATGGTCAAAGTTCACGTGGTTGATGAGGTCACTGGACAGTATGTCAAGAAAGAGGACAG CCATCGTCATGTTTCATCCTTCTATGAGCAAGAAAACATCGAGCACATCCTGCCCATCATAACTCAACCCTTTGACTTcaagaaacacaaaaatacagttcCAGAATGGGAGGAACAGATCATCTTCAATGAGCGCTTTGGATATTTCCTTCAAGATGATGAGGAGAGTCCACGAGTGATACTGTTTTTTGAG ATTCTGGATTTCATTAGTATGGAGGAAGCACGAACAAATGTCTCTGTTGACCGACATGAAAGGGGTTTCCGGAAAATTGCTTGGGCTTTTTTGAAG CTTGTAGGAACCAACGGTGTCTTGAACGTTGACACCAAACTGCGTCTACAACTTTACTGCCCTCCTCCACGAGCAAAGAAACTGCCACAAACGGTTGAAGTGTTTCAGTGGTGGTCAAAGTTCCCAAGAAACAAATACGCCTCCACCCTCTATGTCACAGTGAAAGGCCTCAAACCACCAGAACAT GTGGACCCCGGTATCCGCTCCATGATGGCTCTCCAGCAGGAGCGCGGCAGCACCTCCTACAGTGATCTCAATACTGAGATGACCATTAAAACCAGCACACAGATACAGGAGAGCAAATCAGAAACCATTAAGTGGAGCCGCATACCCGGACAG GTGTGCCGCATTCCGAATAAGCCAATGCACTCCTTCCGTGGAGGTCAGATGGGCTGTTTTACTCTGCGTTTCTCTCATGATGGACGCGCACTAGCAGCTGCATGTGCAGACAGAGATGCGTTTCCAATCATAA TATATGAGATTCCGTCTGGGAAAGTTCTGGCATCTTTTAATGGCCATCTGAGTGTAGTATATGATCTCTGCTGGTCCAGAGATGATAACGGACTATTAACTGCATCCTCTGATGGAACAGTAAG AGTGTGGAACGTTGAACGACTGCAAAGTTTTGCTCATAAGACTCTTCCTCACCCTTCATTCGTGTACTGCGCCCAGTTCCACCCGCAAACCCAGAGTCTGGTTGTGACGGGGGGTTACGACGGGGTGCTGCGTGTCTGGAGTGTACATGTACAAGACGTGAATGGTCAACTTCTGCAAGAGTTTGACGGACACAAGACTTTCATCAACACACTGTGTTTTGATCCAGAAG GAAGCAAAATGTTTTCTGCGGACAATTCTGGCCTTGTTATTGTGTGGGGAACCAAGGTGATGCCTGGGTCTCACCGTGGACTGACCAACCAATGGAGTATTGAGAGG GAAATTAAAGAGGCAGATCTGAATGGAATATCCATCAATTCACTAGAGGTGCATCCAAATGGAAGACGACTTTTAATTCATGCCAAAGACAGTGTTTTAAGGGTCATGGATTTGAGAAT TTTTGCAGTGAAGAAATACATAGGTGCCACAAACTACAGGGAGCGAATCAACAGCACATTCACTCCTTGCGGAAGCTTCATTTTTTCAGGCAGTGAAGATGGACTGGCGTATGTGTGGAACTCTGAGACAG GTGACCAGGTCGCTGTGTACTCTGAGCTGTGCTATACATCTGCGCTTCGATCTGTAGCTTTCCATCCTCATGAGAACATGGTGGCCTTCTGTTCCTTCGGCCAAAACCAGCCCATCCATCTCTATCTGTATGACCAGAAGG TCGTTCAGATGGAGGTGGAGAGTTTGAGAGGCTTGAGCCGGTCAGAGTACCTGGACAGTAAGTCGGGCAGGAATTCATCAGAGGTCACGACCTTCCAGAACACTTCAGCCACCGGCATGGACCGATTCGCCAGCACAGCTCGTGTGTCTCTAAAGATGCAGCGGGTCAAACAGAAGCTAGACTCTGTACTG GAGCCCCATCGCAGTTCCCCTGGTGTGGATATGTATGAACAAG gtgtcATGTCTTATCTGGGAAGGAGTCAAGAG GGCCTGGCCTCGTATCTTCCTCCTCCATCTCTGTTGTCTCCTCACTCCAAACTACGGATGTCCTCATCACTCAGCGCTCAGCTCATTCCACAGACGACACTCACCTCACACAGCA GTGGTTACAGTCCTGCTGGGCAGCCCATTAGAAGAGCTCCATCCCTCAAACAGCAGAAA AGTTTACTGGATTATGAATTCTCTCAACAAGCAGAGACAGACTTTGGGCAAATCCATCAAACG GTCGTGTCTTTATACGAGTACAGAGCCAATCGATCAGATGAGCTGTCGATACGCCGCGGTGACGTGATCCATGTGCTGTATAAAGACAATGACAGCTGGTGGTTTGGGCGACTGGTCAGTGGACAGGAAGGATACTTCCCAGCATCCTATGTGGCTGATGAAG GGAGTTTTGATGACGAGCTCTCAAGAGCTTTAGAAGCACAGCCGTCACCGTTAGATGAACCTGAAGGAGTTGAGCGTGCAACACCAGTCCAG ATGTCTGCAGCCATCAGTGCCTCTGGAGAGCTGAAGATCATCTCAGAGCTAGACACTGACCCTGAGGCGTCCTCCACCAT gacaaaaaagaaaaagaaaagggtgAAGCGGAGTGAAGTTCCCTCTGATCTGCCACGGCTCCCATCCTCAGATCTTGAGATGTCTTCAGCATCTTCCAGAAGGAGGAGACCCCTCCCCAGACTCGGACAAGCCAACGGTGCGTTCGAAG ACCTTCTCTGCCTTCTTCATTTGTCATCTGTCAATCATATCCCACATCACCTGTATTTAGCAGCAATATGA
- the ahi1 gene encoding jouberin isoform X2: MPAGQSDVRAKTKARFDEVLKRYTNPPSEKKKAKQINDQSQEIIALQTLKKNLDLTKDTEDDEAILHNTYDPAQGSPRFTKNRRREREASEKTNINNAVSEEEPALTGGKKKSKRKLPQPPALVQDEEDHDRRTETEFDGKHTRKTRKAKSKSGNDVSRQKEDTETEDDYLQAYQHQISQEEETAGKKTTRKKATEKNAESQLLNNELEKKKKKVKSNKHDGDRSQTEASADNQTENVQDDVVEEFKEDTVKPKVKKKKKQKEVIVEEEQAEEKRSFDDILVLGVYIHRTDKLKTDLMVSHPMVKVHVVDEVTGQYVKKEDSHRHVSSFYEQENIEHILPIITQPFDFKKHKNTVPEWEEQIIFNERFGYFLQDDEESPRVILFFEILDFISMEEARTNVSVDRHERGFRKIAWAFLKLVGTNGVLNVDTKLRLQLYCPPPRAKKLPQTVEVFQWWSKFPRNKYASTLYVTVKGLKPPEHVDPGIRSMMALQQERGSTSYSDLNTEMTIKTSTQIQESKSETIKWSRIPGQVCRIPNKPMHSFRGGQMGCFTLRFSHDGRALAAACADRDAFPIIIYEIPSGKVLASFNGHLSVVYDLCWSRDDNGLLTASSDGTVRVWNVERLQSFAHKTLPHPSFVYCAQFHPQTQSLVVTGGYDGVLRVWSVHVQDVNGQLLQEFDGHKTFINTLCFDPEGSKMFSADNSGLVIVWGTKVMPGSHRGLTNQWSIEREIKEADLNGISINSLEVHPNGRRLLIHAKDSVLRVMDLRIFAVKKYIGATNYRERINSTFTPCGSFIFSGSEDGLAYVWNSETGDQVAVYSELCYTSALRSVAFHPHENMVAFCSFGQNQPIHLYLYDQKVVQMEVESLRGLSRSEYLDSKSGRNSSEVTTFQNTSATGMDRFASTARVSLKMQRVKQKLDSVLEPHRSSPGVDMYEQGVMSYLGRSQEGLASYLPPPSLLSPHSKLRMSSSLSAQLIPQTTLTSHSSGYSPAGQPIRRAPSLKQQKSLLDYEFSQQAETDFGQIHQTVVSLYEYRANRSDELSIRRGDVIHVLYKDNDSWWFGRLVSGQEGYFPASYVADEGSFDDELSRALEAQPSPLDEPEGVERATPVQMSAAISASGELKIISELDTDPEASSTMTKKKKKRVKRSEVPSDLPRLPSSDLEMSSASSRRRRPLPRLGQANGAFEDLLCLLHLSSVNHIPHHLYLAAI; encoded by the exons ATGCCAGCAG GTCAAAGTGATGTGAGAGCTAAGACCAAAGCTCGCTTTGACGAGGTGTTGAAGAGATACACAAACCCTCCCTCAGAGAAAAAGAAAGCCAAACAGATCAATGACCAGTCCCAGGAAATCATTGCG CTTCAAACCTTGAAGAAGAACCTAGATTTGACTAAAGACACTGAAGATGATGAAGCTATCCTCCATAACACATATGATCCAGCTCAGGGCAGCCCTAGATTCACCAAAAACAGGCGCAGAGAGAGGGAAGCATCAGAAAAGACTAACATAAACAATGCTGTAAGTGAGGAGGAACCAGCGCTGACCGGTGGGAAGAAGAAAAGCAAAAGGAAACTCCCACAACCACCAGCTCTTGTACAAGATGAAGAAGACCACGACAGGAGGACTGAGACAGAGTTTGATGGAAAACATACTAGGAAGACTAGGAAAGCAAAGAGTAAAAGTGGAAATGATGTTAGCAGACAGAaagaagacacagagacagaagaTGATTATCTGCAGGCGTATCAACATCAGATCTCACAGGAGGAAGAGACGGCTGGAAAGAAGACGACACGGAAGAAAGCCACAGAGAAGAATGCAGAGAGCCAGCTGTTAAACAATGAGctggagaagaaaaagaagaaggtGAAATCAAACAAACACGATGGTGATAGAAG TCAAACTGAAGCATCAGCGGATAACCAGACAGAAAATGTCCAGGATGATGTTGTGGAGGAGTTCAAGGAAGACACAGTCAAACccaaagtgaagaagaaaaagaaacaaaaagaag TGATTGTTGAGGAGGAACAGGCGGAGGAGAAACGATCCTTTGACGACATTCTGGTGCTGGGAGTTTATATCCACAGGACAGACAAGCTGAAGACGGACCTGATGGTGTCTCACCCCATGGTCAAAGTTCACGTGGTTGATGAGGTCACTGGACAGTATGTCAAGAAAGAGGACAG CCATCGTCATGTTTCATCCTTCTATGAGCAAGAAAACATCGAGCACATCCTGCCCATCATAACTCAACCCTTTGACTTcaagaaacacaaaaatacagttcCAGAATGGGAGGAACAGATCATCTTCAATGAGCGCTTTGGATATTTCCTTCAAGATGATGAGGAGAGTCCACGAGTGATACTGTTTTTTGAG ATTCTGGATTTCATTAGTATGGAGGAAGCACGAACAAATGTCTCTGTTGACCGACATGAAAGGGGTTTCCGGAAAATTGCTTGGGCTTTTTTGAAG CTTGTAGGAACCAACGGTGTCTTGAACGTTGACACCAAACTGCGTCTACAACTTTACTGCCCTCCTCCACGAGCAAAGAAACTGCCACAAACGGTTGAAGTGTTTCAGTGGTGGTCAAAGTTCCCAAGAAACAAATACGCCTCCACCCTCTATGTCACAGTGAAAGGCCTCAAACCACCAGAACAT GTGGACCCCGGTATCCGCTCCATGATGGCTCTCCAGCAGGAGCGCGGCAGCACCTCCTACAGTGATCTCAATACTGAGATGACCATTAAAACCAGCACACAGATACAGGAGAGCAAATCAGAAACCATTAAGTGGAGCCGCATACCCGGACAG GTGTGCCGCATTCCGAATAAGCCAATGCACTCCTTCCGTGGAGGTCAGATGGGCTGTTTTACTCTGCGTTTCTCTCATGATGGACGCGCACTAGCAGCTGCATGTGCAGACAGAGATGCGTTTCCAATCATAA TATATGAGATTCCGTCTGGGAAAGTTCTGGCATCTTTTAATGGCCATCTGAGTGTAGTATATGATCTCTGCTGGTCCAGAGATGATAACGGACTATTAACTGCATCCTCTGATGGAACAGTAAG AGTGTGGAACGTTGAACGACTGCAAAGTTTTGCTCATAAGACTCTTCCTCACCCTTCATTCGTGTACTGCGCCCAGTTCCACCCGCAAACCCAGAGTCTGGTTGTGACGGGGGGTTACGACGGGGTGCTGCGTGTCTGGAGTGTACATGTACAAGACGTGAATGGTCAACTTCTGCAAGAGTTTGACGGACACAAGACTTTCATCAACACACTGTGTTTTGATCCAGAAG GAAGCAAAATGTTTTCTGCGGACAATTCTGGCCTTGTTATTGTGTGGGGAACCAAGGTGATGCCTGGGTCTCACCGTGGACTGACCAACCAATGGAGTATTGAGAGG GAAATTAAAGAGGCAGATCTGAATGGAATATCCATCAATTCACTAGAGGTGCATCCAAATGGAAGACGACTTTTAATTCATGCCAAAGACAGTGTTTTAAGGGTCATGGATTTGAGAAT TTTTGCAGTGAAGAAATACATAGGTGCCACAAACTACAGGGAGCGAATCAACAGCACATTCACTCCTTGCGGAAGCTTCATTTTTTCAGGCAGTGAAGATGGACTGGCGTATGTGTGGAACTCTGAGACAG GTGACCAGGTCGCTGTGTACTCTGAGCTGTGCTATACATCTGCGCTTCGATCTGTAGCTTTCCATCCTCATGAGAACATGGTGGCCTTCTGTTCCTTCGGCCAAAACCAGCCCATCCATCTCTATCTGTATGACCAGAAGG TCGTTCAGATGGAGGTGGAGAGTTTGAGAGGCTTGAGCCGGTCAGAGTACCTGGACAGTAAGTCGGGCAGGAATTCATCAGAGGTCACGACCTTCCAGAACACTTCAGCCACCGGCATGGACCGATTCGCCAGCACAGCTCGTGTGTCTCTAAAGATGCAGCGGGTCAAACAGAAGCTAGACTCTGTACTG GAGCCCCATCGCAGTTCCCCTGGTGTGGATATGTATGAACAAG gtgtcATGTCTTATCTGGGAAGGAGTCAAGAG GGCCTGGCCTCGTATCTTCCTCCTCCATCTCTGTTGTCTCCTCACTCCAAACTACGGATGTCCTCATCACTCAGCGCTCAGCTCATTCCACAGACGACACTCACCTCACACAGCA GTGGTTACAGTCCTGCTGGGCAGCCCATTAGAAGAGCTCCATCCCTCAAACAGCAGAAA AGTTTACTGGATTATGAATTCTCTCAACAAGCAGAGACAGACTTTGGGCAAATCCATCAAACG GTCGTGTCTTTATACGAGTACAGAGCCAATCGATCAGATGAGCTGTCGATACGCCGCGGTGACGTGATCCATGTGCTGTATAAAGACAATGACAGCTGGTGGTTTGGGCGACTGGTCAGTGGACAGGAAGGATACTTCCCAGCATCCTATGTGGCTGATGAAG GGAGTTTTGATGACGAGCTCTCAAGAGCTTTAGAAGCACAGCCGTCACCGTTAGATGAACCTGAAGGAGTTGAGCGTGCAACACCAGTCCAG ATGTCTGCAGCCATCAGTGCCTCTGGAGAGCTGAAGATCATCTCAGAGCTAGACACTGACCCTGAGGCGTCCTCCACCAT gacaaaaaagaaaaagaaaagggtgAAGCGGAGTGAAGTTCCCTCTGATCTGCCACGGCTCCCATCCTCAGATCTTGAGATGTCTTCAGCATCTTCCAGAAGGAGGAGACCCCTCCCCAGACTCGGACAAGCCAACGGTGCGTTCGAAG ACCTTCTCTGCCTTCTTCATTTGTCATCTGTCAATCATATCCCACATCACCTGTATTTAGCAGCAATATGA